Proteins from one Cervus canadensis isolate Bull #8, Minnesota chromosome 25, ASM1932006v1, whole genome shotgun sequence genomic window:
- the C25H12orf50 gene encoding uncharacterized protein C12orf50 homolog, whose product MEMQQNCSISCFWETQPLGCVKISCIFYHSKPRNINGLFLPPSSNITLQKDTQEGIPPPTQSQEPLKPQENISRPIHHPLVLKTNFEEEEEEEGEQNDASSLWTKTPEEIEEKRAIKEMCYKSGEYYRVHTPSDISSSKSIASIVEKEIEKSLESGSELQEGDGLTVPTKFSLFESQGEIKASLDRKPRTDIAAFENGGGDCYIPQRIIFLGVDENEALTEEKESTISKCSNAKDNKDSPHPKRSLTTRLVPTTHVLNATENISMKCREDLSSMNDVHPVKKPHFKGVKKRKWMYDEPKNFPGPGMRRAVQTSNPKSKMSYHRNNKNKNSENASCIHVQRDAVRTVSLNAPPHGRPSHGSYIKADVNKEPKFNLCSDKYISTSYNGSTWRKRIPFSKTYSKNEKIYTEPRRNGSK is encoded by the exons ATGGAAATGCAG CAAAACTGCAGTATTTCATGCTTCTGGGAAACTCAACCTCTCGGTTGTGTGAAGATCAGTTGTATCTTTTATCACAGCAAACCTCGAAATATCAATGGATTATTTTTGCCACCAAGTAGCA ATATCACACTACAGAAAGACACTCAGGAAGGAATTCCACCCCCAACCCAGAGTCAGGAACCTCTAAAACCTCAGGAGAATATATCACGACCTATTCACCATCCCTTAGTTTTAAAAACTAActttgaggaagaggaggaggaagaaggtgaACAAAATG ATGCTTCTAGTTTATGGACAAAGACTcctgaagaaattgaagaaaaaagaGCAATAAAGGAGATGTGTTATAAATCTG GTGAATACTACCGAGTTCACACTCCTTCAGATATTTCATCATCTAAAAGCATAGCCTCTATAGTGGAAAAAGAGATAGAAAAGTCTTTGGAAAGTGGCAGTGAATTGCAAGAAG ggGATGGTCTGACAGTTCCAACAAAATTCAGCCTATTTGAAAGTCAAGGTGAAATAAAAGCATCATTGGATAGGAAACCAAGGACTGACATTGCTGCTTTTGAAAATGGAG GAGGTGACTGCTACATTCCACAGAGAATCATATTTCTTGGAGTAGATGAAAATGAAGCTTTaactgaagagaaagaaagcacCATATCAAAATGTTCAAATGCTAAAG atAACAAGGACAGCCCTCATCCAAAGCGTTCCCTAACTACCCGACTAGTACCTACAACGCATGTATTAAATGCTACTGAGAATATCAGTATGAAGTGCAGAGAGGACCTTTCTTCAA TGAATGATGTCCATCCAGTGAAGAAGCCTCattttaaaggtgtgaaaaaaagaaaatggatgtaTGATGAACCAAAGAactttcctggcccagggatgcgGAGAG CAGTGCAGACTTCAAATCCCAAAAGTAAAATGAGTTACCATcggaataataaaaacaaaaattctgagAATGCGTCCTGTATCCACGTTCAGAGAGATGCTGTCAGAACTGTCTCACTGAACGCACCTCCCCACGGCAGGCCTTCGCACGGGTCCTACATTAAAGCTGATGTTAACAAGGAACCCAAATTCAACCTCTGTTCAG atAAATATATATCAACGTCATATAATGGTTCAACCTGGCGAAAAAGAATTCCTTTTTCAAAAAcgtattcaaaaaatgaaaagatatatacag AGCCAAGAAGAAACGGGAGCAAGTAA